The following are encoded in a window of Pyxidicoccus trucidator genomic DNA:
- a CDS encoding phosphoglycerate kinase, which yields MIRYIDDLQLTGKRVFIRVDFNVPLEGRRVTDDTRIREALPTIRRALEMGGKVILASHLGRPKGADPKLSLEPVAVRLAELLGGKHEVILTDDCIGDGVKKQVKELKEGQVVLLENLRFHKEEEANDEAFARELAANADVYINDAFGTAHRAHASTAGMVPFVKERAAGFLMRKEIEYLGKVLKNPEKPFVAILGGSKVSDKIKVIESLLPKVDALLIGGAMAYTFLKAQGVEVGKSRVEGDKLTLATRMLEAAQRLKVPLVLPVDHIVGTELTENSVAKETPDNAIPPDMMGLDIGPKTRAIYSQHIRDARTVVWNGPMGLFEVNKFAEGTRSVAAAMAINTQATTVIGGGDSAAAVEQMGFADKMSHVSTGGGASLEFLEGRELPGIKALETR from the coding sequence ATGATCCGCTACATCGACGACCTGCAGCTGACCGGGAAGCGTGTCTTCATCCGCGTGGACTTCAACGTCCCGCTGGAGGGGCGGCGCGTGACGGACGACACCCGCATCCGCGAGGCGCTGCCCACCATCCGGCGAGCGCTGGAGATGGGCGGGAAGGTCATCCTGGCCTCCCACCTCGGCCGGCCCAAGGGCGCGGACCCCAAGCTGTCGCTCGAGCCGGTCGCCGTGCGGCTGGCCGAGCTGCTCGGCGGCAAGCACGAGGTCATCCTCACGGATGACTGCATTGGCGACGGAGTGAAGAAGCAGGTGAAGGAGCTCAAGGAGGGCCAGGTGGTCCTCCTGGAGAACCTCCGCTTCCACAAGGAGGAGGAGGCCAACGACGAGGCCTTCGCCCGCGAACTGGCCGCCAATGCCGACGTCTACATCAACGACGCCTTCGGCACCGCGCACCGCGCCCACGCCTCCACCGCCGGCATGGTGCCCTTCGTGAAGGAGAGGGCGGCGGGCTTCCTGATGCGCAAGGAGATTGAGTACCTGGGCAAGGTGCTCAAGAACCCGGAGAAGCCCTTCGTGGCCATCCTGGGTGGCTCGAAGGTGAGCGACAAAATCAAGGTCATCGAGAGCCTGCTGCCCAAGGTGGATGCGCTGCTCATCGGCGGCGCCATGGCCTACACGTTCCTCAAGGCGCAGGGCGTCGAAGTGGGCAAGAGCCGCGTGGAGGGGGACAAGCTGACCCTGGCCACGCGCATGCTGGAAGCGGCGCAGCGGCTGAAGGTGCCGCTCGTCCTGCCGGTGGACCACATCGTCGGCACGGAGCTCACGGAGAACAGCGTCGCGAAGGAGACGCCGGACAACGCGATTCCTCCGGACATGATGGGCCTGGACATCGGCCCCAAGACGCGCGCCATCTACTCGCAGCACATCCGCGACGCGCGCACCGTGGTGTGGAACGGGCCCATGGGCCTCTTCGAGGTGAACAAGTTCGCGGAGGGCACCCGCTCGGTGGCCGCCGCCATGGCCATCAACACCCAGGCCACCACCGTCATCGGCGGTGGCGACAGCGCGGCCGCCGTGGAGCAGATGGGCTTCGCGGACAAGATGAGCCACGTGTCCACCGGCGGCGGCGCCTCCCTGGAGTTCCTTGAGGGGCGTGAATTGCCGGGTATCAAGGCGCTGGAAACGCGGTAG
- the tpiA gene encoding triose-phosphate isomerase: MAAAARRRKIVAGNWKMNKTVPEALALVRELRGLVAPLGDTVEVVLAPTFVALQPLHVALEGAPLQLAAQNCHWETSGAFTGEVSAPMLAELGCAYVIVGHSERRQLFGDTDELVNKRARAVRAAGMTPIVCVGETLAEREANQTLEVVERQVRGALAGFEAKDVATFVLAYEPVWAIGTGRNATSAQAQEVHAAIRALLGRLYDGETAGRVRIQYGGSVKPDNAAELLGQPDVDGALVGGASLKAADFAAIVKAAS; this comes from the coding sequence ATGGCCGCCGCTGCTCGTCGTCGGAAGATCGTCGCCGGCAACTGGAAGATGAACAAGACGGTGCCCGAGGCACTGGCCCTGGTTCGCGAGCTGCGGGGGCTGGTGGCCCCGCTGGGGGACACGGTGGAGGTGGTGCTGGCGCCGACGTTCGTCGCGCTGCAGCCGCTCCACGTGGCGCTGGAGGGCGCGCCGCTGCAGTTGGCGGCGCAGAACTGCCACTGGGAGACGTCGGGTGCCTTCACCGGCGAGGTGTCCGCGCCGATGCTGGCGGAGCTGGGGTGCGCCTACGTCATCGTGGGGCACTCCGAGCGCCGGCAGCTCTTCGGCGACACGGACGAGCTGGTGAACAAGCGGGCCCGGGCGGTGCGGGCGGCGGGGATGACGCCCATCGTCTGCGTGGGCGAGACGCTGGCGGAGCGCGAGGCGAACCAGACGCTCGAGGTGGTGGAGCGCCAGGTGCGCGGGGCGCTGGCGGGGTTCGAGGCGAAGGACGTGGCCACCTTCGTCCTGGCGTACGAGCCGGTGTGGGCCATCGGCACGGGCCGCAACGCCACGTCGGCGCAGGCGCAGGAGGTCCACGCGGCCATCCGGGCGCTGCTCGGACGCCTGTACGACGGGGAGACGGCCGGGCGGGTGCGCATCCAGTACGGCGGCAGCGTGAAGCCGGACAACGCGGCGGAATTGCTGGGCCAGCCGGACGTGGATGGGGCGCTCGTCGGCGGGGCCAGCCTCAAGGCGGCCGACTTCGCGGCCATCGTCAAGGCGGCCTCTTAA
- the secG gene encoding preprotein translocase subunit SecG translates to MLTFVTIVHVIVCVFMIFVILLQPGKDAGMGSALGGGAATSAFGGRGAVTFLSKLTGVFAALFFFTSLGLSFVGLRSSVAAGGSVAAPPAQTAPATPGATTPAAPGSMEQPRGETPVPPTPSEGAAAPTSAPPAPAPAQ, encoded by the coding sequence ATGCTGACCTTCGTCACGATCGTGCACGTCATCGTTTGCGTGTTCATGATCTTCGTCATCCTGCTGCAGCCCGGTAAGGACGCCGGCATGGGCTCGGCCCTCGGCGGCGGCGCGGCCACGAGCGCCTTCGGCGGTCGCGGTGCGGTGACCTTCCTGAGCAAGCTCACGGGCGTCTTCGCGGCGCTCTTCTTCTTCACGTCGCTCGGCCTGTCCTTCGTGGGGCTGCGCTCCTCGGTGGCGGCTGGCGGCTCGGTTGCCGCGCCTCCGGCGCAGACGGCTCCGGCGACCCCGGGTGCGACGACGCCCGCAGCTCCTGGCAGCATGGAGCAGCCGCGCGGTGAGACGCCCGTTCCGCCTACGCCCTCCGAGGGTGCGGCGGCGCCGACGTCCGCGCCGCCTGCTCCCGCTCCGGCGCAGTAG
- a CDS encoding CHAT domain-containing tetratricopeptide repeat protein — protein sequence MRRVRGWMLAVLLCCAAGAADGEDSPVARLREAQTAFDEANTYWEAGQYAEALARGEQALALREAVLGGAHPDVARSLDWLGGHQLLRGESARAEPLLQRALAIREAALGARHPEVAQTLNTLATLYLAQGLYGRAAPLYLRALAIRESALGKSHPLVAESLNDLAALYLTQQLYALAEPLLQRALPIREAALGQHHPDVAQTLFNLARLYSGQGLLARAESLHVRALAIREAVLGKNHPDVAQSLTGLARLYVQQGFYARAGPLDERSLAIREAVLGENPPDVASSLTSLASNYSGLGLFVRGEPLLRRALAIREMALGKGHPLVAQSLGRLGRLYVEQGLYGRAEPLLHRALTIQESTLGGNHFAVAESLFDLATLYMAQGLYGRAGPLYARVLAIDEAALDKDHPVVADSLITLGDLYGAQGLYGQSEPLYTRALTSLEARRGKSHPYVARSLIGLANVYQAQGAYRRAAPFYARALAIMEASLGKNHRGVAFSLNNLAGLYAAQGLYGRSSPLHERALAILEATHGKNHPSVAATLNHLAVARLAQHDLAEALALFSRAFTLSEQRLRQEALVFSESRLASFLQHLRSDEERLYALLRAHPGDASVRRLALGAALLLKGRSVEESADISRAVYRSLGEKERDIFEQLGRLRTQLAQLSLQGPGSLPLPAHQQRLEELSGQAAALEADLARRSAPLRELASLPAPAEIVDRVATSLPGDAALVEFITYEDRPLVLEPGTPTSPRPSQLRYLALVLFPDATIHFQDLGPAESIDLAASHLRDALATRDANFRVPAQALYQLAFQPLLPLLGNTRRLFLSPDGQLALVPFAALHDGHEFLVDAFDFTYLPSGRNLLPRPQESNAPDSVVVLADPDFSAVLPALPPSKGDTSMLAARSLPGARSSSTLRADLASRAWAPAPLPGTRQEAESIKRLLPQAELFLGAEATKERLLQLPPPGILHLATHGFFLEDAPGPPDSRAVGQFGALGEDSLAPSLPDPLLRSGLVLAGAGAPAPSSASPADAPSDSALVTALELAGLNLWGTQLVVLSACDTGRGDVKLGQGVYGLRRALVVAGAETVVMSLWKVNDDTTRRLMEVYYRKLLAGQGRAAALREAMLWLRTTRPHPHDWAPFIALGRDAPLRGLGPKPSGLEHALDVRAEGLHGLGPGAVGASVLSEMGARDANRPGH from the coding sequence ATGCGGCGGGTTCGCGGGTGGATGCTGGCGGTGCTGCTGTGCTGTGCGGCAGGCGCGGCGGACGGGGAGGACTCCCCGGTGGCGCGGCTGCGGGAGGCGCAGACGGCTTTCGACGAGGCGAACACGTACTGGGAGGCGGGCCAGTACGCGGAGGCGCTCGCGAGGGGAGAGCAGGCGCTGGCGCTGCGCGAGGCAGTGCTCGGGGGCGCCCATCCCGACGTCGCCCGGTCTCTGGACTGGCTCGGGGGGCATCAGCTGCTTCGGGGGGAGTCCGCCCGAGCCGAGCCGCTCCTTCAGCGAGCGCTCGCGATTCGGGAAGCGGCCCTGGGCGCGCGCCACCCGGAGGTCGCTCAAACGCTCAACACCCTCGCCACCCTCTACCTGGCCCAGGGGTTGTACGGCCGCGCCGCGCCGCTCTACTTGCGTGCGCTGGCCATTCGGGAATCAGCCCTCGGCAAGAGCCATCCCCTTGTCGCCGAGTCGCTCAACGACCTCGCCGCCCTCTACCTGACCCAGCAGCTGTACGCGCTAGCCGAGCCGCTCCTTCAGCGCGCGCTCCCGATACGGGAAGCGGCGCTCGGCCAGCACCATCCGGACGTCGCTCAAACGCTCTTCAACCTCGCCAGGCTCTACTCGGGTCAGGGATTGCTCGCTCGTGCCGAGTCACTCCATGTGCGCGCGCTGGCGATACGGGAAGCGGTTCTCGGAAAGAACCATCCGGACGTCGCTCAGTCGCTCACGGGCCTCGCCAGGCTCTACGTGCAGCAAGGGTTCTACGCTCGTGCCGGGCCGCTCGACGAGCGCTCCCTGGCCATTCGCGAAGCGGTTCTCGGCGAAAACCCTCCGGATGTCGCCAGCTCGCTCACCAGCCTCGCCAGCAACTACTCGGGTCTGGGTTTGTTTGTTCGTGGCGAGCCGCTTCTTCGACGCGCGCTGGCCATTCGGGAAATGGCCCTCGGCAAGGGCCACCCGCTCGTCGCCCAATCGCTCGGCAGGCTCGGGAGACTCTACGTGGAGCAGGGGTTGTATGGCCGTGCCGAGCCGCTCCTGCATCGCGCGCTCACCATTCAGGAGTCGACCCTGGGCGGGAACCACTTCGCCGTCGCCGAGTCGCTCTTCGACCTCGCCACCCTCTACATGGCCCAGGGGTTGTACGGCCGGGCCGGGCCTCTCTACGCGCGCGTGCTGGCCATTGATGAAGCTGCCTTGGACAAGGACCATCCCGTCGTCGCCGACTCGCTCATCACCCTCGGCGACCTCTACGGGGCCCAGGGGTTGTACGGCCAGTCCGAGCCGCTCTACACGCGCGCGCTGACGAGTCTGGAGGCGCGCCGCGGCAAGAGCCATCCCTACGTTGCCAGGTCGCTCATCGGTCTCGCCAACGTCTATCAGGCCCAGGGGGCCTATCGCCGCGCCGCGCCGTTCTACGCGCGTGCGCTGGCCATCATGGAAGCCTCCCTGGGCAAGAACCATCGCGGCGTCGCCTTCTCACTCAACAACCTTGCCGGCCTTTATGCGGCCCAGGGGTTGTACGGCCGGTCCAGTCCGCTCCATGAGCGCGCGCTCGCCATTCTGGAAGCGACTCACGGCAAGAACCATCCCAGCGTCGCCGCCACGCTCAACCACCTCGCCGTGGCCCGTCTGGCCCAGCATGACCTCGCCGAGGCCCTGGCGCTGTTCTCCCGTGCCTTTACCCTGTCCGAGCAACGCCTGCGTCAGGAGGCGCTCGTCTTCTCCGAGTCGCGTCTGGCCAGCTTCCTCCAGCATCTGCGCTCAGACGAGGAGCGACTCTATGCGCTGCTGCGCGCCCATCCCGGCGACGCGAGCGTCAGGCGCCTGGCCCTTGGCGCCGCGCTCCTTCTCAAGGGCCGCTCCGTCGAGGAGAGCGCCGACATCTCTCGCGCCGTCTACCGGAGCCTCGGTGAGAAGGAGCGCGACATCTTCGAGCAGCTGGGGCGGCTGCGCACCCAGCTGGCGCAGCTGTCACTCCAGGGCCCCGGCTCGCTGCCCCTGCCCGCCCACCAACAGCGCCTCGAAGAGCTCTCCGGGCAGGCCGCCGCCCTCGAAGCCGACCTGGCCCGGCGCTCCGCCCCGCTGCGTGAGCTGGCCTCGCTGCCGGCTCCCGCGGAGATTGTCGACCGGGTCGCCACGTCTCTTCCCGGCGACGCGGCCCTCGTCGAGTTCATCACCTACGAGGACCGCCCGCTGGTGCTCGAGCCCGGTACGCCCACGTCTCCGCGTCCCAGCCAGTTGCGCTACCTGGCGCTGGTGCTCTTCCCTGACGCCACCATCCACTTCCAGGATCTGGGCCCCGCCGAGTCCATCGACCTTGCCGCCTCACACTTGCGAGACGCGCTGGCCACCCGCGACGCCAACTTTCGGGTTCCCGCCCAGGCGCTCTACCAGCTCGCCTTCCAGCCCCTGCTGCCGCTGCTGGGCAATACCCGCCGCCTGTTCCTCTCGCCGGACGGCCAGCTCGCCCTGGTGCCCTTCGCCGCGCTGCACGATGGCCACGAGTTCCTCGTGGACGCCTTCGACTTCACCTACCTCCCCTCGGGAAGGAACCTGCTGCCGCGCCCCCAGGAGAGCAACGCCCCAGACTCCGTGGTCGTCCTCGCCGACCCGGACTTCAGTGCTGTGCTTCCAGCACTGCCTCCTTCCAAGGGGGACACTTCCATGCTGGCGGCGCGCTCCCTCCCTGGTGCGCGCTCCTCCTCCACGCTGCGTGCGGACCTGGCGTCGCGAGCGTGGGCTCCCGCCCCGCTGCCCGGCACCCGCCAGGAGGCCGAGAGCATCAAACGCCTGCTGCCCCAGGCCGAGCTCTTCCTGGGCGCGGAGGCCACCAAGGAGCGGCTGCTCCAGCTGCCTCCCCCTGGCATCCTCCACCTGGCCACCCATGGCTTCTTCCTGGAGGACGCGCCCGGGCCCCCGGACTCCCGCGCAGTGGGCCAGTTCGGAGCACTGGGCGAGGACTCCCTGGCACCGAGCCTTCCAGACCCCCTGCTGCGCTCCGGCCTCGTCCTCGCTGGCGCGGGCGCTCCGGCACCCTCCAGCGCCAGTCCCGCCGACGCTCCTTCTGACAGCGCGCTGGTGACGGCGCTGGAGCTGGCGGGCCTCAACCTATGGGGCACCCAGCTGGTGGTGCTGTCCGCGTGCGACACCGGCCGAGGCGACGTGAAGCTCGGCCAGGGCGTCTACGGGCTTCGCCGCGCGCTCGTGGTGGCAGGGGCCGAGACGGTGGTGATGAGCCTGTGGAAGGTGAACGACGACACCACCCGGCGGTTGATGGAGGTCTACTACCGCAAGCTGCTCGCGGGCCAGGGCCGCGCCGCCGCACTGCGCGAGGCCATGCTCTGGCTGCGGACCACCAGGCCGCATCCACACGATTGGGCACCGTTCATCGCGCTGGGTCGAGACGCTCCGCTGCGCGGGCTGGGGCCCAAGCCGTCGGGACTGGAGCACGCGCTCGACGTCCGGGCCGAGGGCCTCCACGGCTTGGGCCCGGGTGCCGTGGGCGCAAGCGTGCTTTCAGAGATGGGTGCTCGTGACGCCAACCGTCCAGGTCACTGA
- a CDS encoding CHAT domain-containing tetratricopeptide repeat protein: protein MRHVFGWMVVVVLCCAPGVAGGEELPEARLREAQTAFEEANTFWEAGQYAEALARGEQALALREAVLGGAHPDVARCLDWLGLHHLLRGKSARAEPLLRRALAIREAALGARHPEVAQTLNTLANLYLAQGLYGRAEPLYARALAIREAALGRSHPLVAESLNDFANLYWGQDLYARAEPLYARALAIREAVLGKHHPDVAQTLYNLASLYHQQGMYTRAEPLYARALAIREAALGREHPLVAEPLHWLAVLYRQQGLYARAEPLYARALAILEEALVRNPPDVAASLDHLASLYRRQGLYARARPLYARALAMREAALGRNHPLVAQSLNNLAAAYQAQGMYGRAEPLHERALAIREAALGENHPDVADSLSDLADLYLSQGVYGQARPLYERSLAIREAAYGEDHPYVAFSLVALGHFYVAQGLHGQAEPLYERALTSLEAVVGKSHPVVAESLNNLASVYQAQGFYRRAAPLHARALAILEASLGKEHLSVAFSLGHLAGLYSAQGLYDQARPLYERALAIFEATLGTNHPSVAATLNHLAVARLAQHDLAEALPLFSRAFALSEQRLRQEALFFSESRLASLLHHLRSDEERLYALLRAHPSDASVRRLALGAALLLKGRSVEESADISRAVYRSLGEKDRDTFEGLGRLRTQLAQLSLQGPGSLPLPAHQQRLEELSGQAASLEADLARRSASLRMLAALPAPAEIVDRVAAALPGDAALVEFITYADRPLVLEPGAPASQRSSQLRYLALVLLPDASIHSVDLGPAASIDLAASRLRNALANRDVDFHAPAQALYQLAFQPLLPLLGSTRRLFLSPDGQLALVPFAALHDGHQFLVDAFDLIYVPSGRNLLPHPQERDAPDSVVVLADPDFSAVAPALPPSKGDTPVLATRSLPGARFFSRLREGLASRAWVPTPLPGTRKEAESIKRLLPQAELFLGAEATKERLLHLPPPGILHVATHGFFLEDTPGPPASRAVAQFGALGEDTLEPNLPDPLLRSGLVLAGARAPVPLGSSPVAPRPDSALVTALELAGLNLWGTQLVVLSACDTGRGDVKLGQGVYGLRRAFLVAGAETVVMSLWKVNDETTGALMEAYYRHLLAGQGRAMALREAMREFRRTQPHPHYWAPFIAMGRETPLRLPAPTPGRGLDYAAGFSLWERQMNE, encoded by the coding sequence ATGCGGCATGTGTTCGGGTGGATGGTGGTGGTGGTCCTGTGCTGTGCACCAGGCGTGGCGGGCGGGGAGGAGTTACCGGAGGCACGGCTGCGGGAAGCGCAGACGGCCTTCGAGGAGGCAAACACGTTCTGGGAGGCGGGCCAGTATGCGGAGGCCCTCGCAAGGGGTGAGCAGGCGTTGGCGCTGCGCGAGGCGGTGCTCGGGGGCGCCCATCCCGACGTCGCCCGGTGTCTGGACTGGCTGGGGTTGCATCACCTGCTTCGAGGAAAGTCTGCCCGAGCCGAGCCGCTCCTGCGGCGCGCGCTCGCGATTCGGGAAGCGGCCCTGGGCGCGCGCCACCCGGAGGTCGCTCAAACGCTCAACACCCTCGCCAATCTCTATCTGGCCCAGGGATTGTACGGGCGGGCCGAGCCGCTCTACGCACGTGCGCTGGCCATTCGGGAAGCAGCGCTCGGCAGGAGCCATCCCCTGGTCGCCGAGTCGCTCAATGACTTCGCCAACCTCTACTGGGGCCAGGATTTGTACGCCCGTGCCGAACCGCTCTATGCGCGCGCGCTCGCGATACGGGAGGCGGTGCTCGGCAAGCACCATCCGGACGTCGCTCAAACGCTCTACAACCTCGCCAGCCTCTACCACCAGCAGGGAATGTACACCCGTGCCGAGCCGCTCTACGCGCGTGCGCTGGCCATTCGAGAAGCAGCTCTTGGCAGAGAACATCCCCTCGTCGCCGAGCCGCTCCACTGGCTTGCCGTCCTCTACCGGCAGCAGGGGCTGTACGCCCGGGCCGAGCCGCTCTACGCGCGTGCGCTGGCCATTCTGGAAGAGGCCCTCGTCAGGAACCCTCCCGATGTCGCCGCCTCGCTCGACCACCTCGCCAGCCTCTACCGGCGGCAGGGGCTGTACGCCCGTGCCAGGCCGCTCTACGCGCGCGCGCTGGCCATGCGAGAAGCAGCCCTCGGCAGAAACCATCCCCTCGTCGCCCAGTCGCTCAACAATCTCGCCGCCGCTTACCAGGCCCAGGGGATGTATGGCCGGGCCGAGCCACTCCACGAGCGTGCGCTGGCCATTCGGGAAGCGGCCCTGGGCGAGAATCATCCCGACGTCGCCGATTCGCTCTCCGACCTCGCCGACCTCTACCTGTCCCAGGGCGTGTATGGCCAGGCGAGGCCGCTCTACGAGCGCTCGCTGGCCATTCGGGAAGCGGCCTACGGCGAGGACCATCCCTACGTCGCCTTCTCGCTGGTCGCCCTCGGCCATTTCTACGTAGCGCAGGGCTTGCATGGTCAGGCCGAGCCGCTCTACGAGCGCGCGCTGACGAGTCTGGAAGCAGTCGTCGGCAAGAGCCATCCCGTCGTCGCCGAGTCGCTCAACAATCTCGCCAGCGTCTACCAGGCCCAGGGGTTCTATCGCCGTGCCGCGCCGCTCCATGCGCGTGCACTGGCCATCCTGGAAGCCTCCCTGGGCAAGGAGCATCTCAGCGTCGCCTTCTCACTGGGGCACCTTGCCGGCCTCTATTCAGCCCAGGGCTTGTATGACCAGGCGAGGCCGCTCTACGAGCGCGCGCTCGCCATTTTCGAAGCGACGCTCGGCACGAATCACCCCAGCGTCGCCGCCACGCTCAACCACCTCGCCGTGGCCCGTCTGGCCCAGCATGACCTCGCCGAGGCCCTGCCACTGTTCTCCCGCGCCTTCGCCCTGTCCGAGCAGCGCCTGCGTCAGGAGGCGCTCTTCTTTTCCGAGTCGCGTCTGGCCAGCCTCCTCCATCATCTGCGCAGCGACGAGGAGCGGCTCTATGCGCTGCTGCGCGCCCATCCCAGCGACGCGAGCGTCAGGCGTCTGGCCCTTGGCGCCGCGCTCCTCCTCAAGGGCCGCTCCGTCGAGGAGAGCGCCGACATCTCCCGCGCCGTCTACCGCAGCCTGGGCGAGAAGGACCGCGACACCTTCGAGGGGCTGGGGCGGCTGCGCACCCAATTGGCCCAGCTGTCACTCCAGGGCCCCGGCTCGCTGCCACTGCCCGCCCACCAACAGCGTCTCGAAGAGCTCTCCGGGCAGGCCGCCTCCCTCGAAGCCGACCTGGCCCGGCGCTCCGCCTCGCTGCGCATGCTGGCCGCCCTGCCAGCTCCCGCGGAGATTGTGGACCGGGTCGCGGCGGCACTGCCTGGTGATGCGGCCCTCGTCGAGTTCATCACCTACGCGGACCGGCCGCTCGTGCTCGAGCCCGGCGCACCCGCATCCCAGCGCTCCAGTCAGCTGCGCTACCTGGCGCTGGTGCTCCTTCCCGATGCCTCCATCCATTCCGTGGACCTGGGCCCCGCGGCGTCCATCGACCTGGCCGCTTCGCGCCTGCGAAACGCGCTGGCCAATCGCGACGTCGACTTCCACGCCCCCGCGCAGGCGCTCTACCAGCTCGCCTTCCAGCCCCTGCTTCCACTGCTGGGCAGTACCCGCCGCCTGTTCCTCTCGCCGGATGGCCAGCTCGCCCTGGTGCCCTTCGCCGCGCTGCACGATGGCCACCAGTTCCTCGTGGACGCCTTCGACCTCATCTACGTCCCCTCCGGAAGGAACCTGCTGCCTCACCCCCAGGAGCGCGACGCACCGGACTCCGTGGTCGTCCTCGCCGACCCGGACTTCAGCGCCGTGGCTCCAGCGCTGCCTCCCTCCAAGGGGGACACTCCAGTGCTGGCCACGCGCTCCCTTCCTGGAGCGCGCTTCTTCTCCAGGCTGCGCGAGGGACTGGCGTCGCGAGCGTGGGTGCCCACCCCACTGCCCGGCACCCGCAAGGAAGCCGAGAGCATCAAGCGCCTGTTGCCCCAGGCCGAGCTCTTCCTGGGGGCAGAGGCCACCAAGGAGCGGCTGTTGCACCTGCCGCCCCCCGGCATCCTCCACGTGGCCACCCATGGCTTCTTCCTGGAGGACACGCCCGGGCCCCCAGCCTCCCGCGCCGTCGCCCAGTTCGGGGCGCTGGGCGAGGACACCCTGGAACCGAACCTCCCGGACCCCCTGCTGCGCTCGGGCCTCGTCCTGGCTGGGGCGCGCGCGCCGGTGCCGTTGGGCTCCAGTCCCGTGGCGCCTCGGCCTGACAGCGCGCTGGTGACGGCGCTGGAGCTGGCGGGCCTCAATCTGTGGGGCACCCAACTGGTGGTGCTGTCCGCGTGCGACACCGGGCGGGGGGATGTGAAGCTGGGGCAGGGCGTGTACGGCCTGCGCCGGGCCTTTCTCGTGGCGGGCGCGGAGACGGTGGTGATGAGTCTCTGGAAGGTGAATGACGAGACGACCGGAGCCCTCATGGAGGCCTACTACCGCCACCTGCTGGCTGGGCAGGGCCGAGCCATGGCCCTGCGCGAGGCGATGCGCGAGTTCCGGCGGACCCAACCTCATCCCCACTACTGGGCGCCCTTCATCGCCATGGGACGGGAGACGCCGCTGCGCCTGCCCGCCCCAACGCCAGGGCGAGGCCTGGACTACGCGGCGGGCTTCTCCTTGTGGGAGCGCCAGATGAACGAATAG
- a CDS encoding ADYC domain-containing protein: protein MKKSLLICLLLQLPVLAHATAPASPKPAPARPAGVVSDAERYARRCQSQSGYRIVRPQGTMLWGTKRDWNTEKRTEERSSVLVSTDLAPLRWADDGVTALRLEGGHLVASPAPEAGATTSGVVGTVLQGTASDGKPVEVAICGAEPSAEDPGMVFYRIEAWNAVAQEWENPCVAVDRVPDPRALAVSGVWDASGARKDVPGKLTFACQNGAITKCILWGYKPWASRDGQSLADFHQACTRLVRADYCGDGRSHTRQNTTIDIYDRLGMLEQAAVASAEWDPARASFEAAWAPDGATCLARTRDDRALETILQECPNRFQKGAAVELGKGERCTVRRADVSPGAALLRNLSYGASNGPASQDKSL, encoded by the coding sequence ATGAAGAAGTCCCTGCTGATCTGCCTGTTGCTTCAGCTCCCCGTGCTGGCGCACGCCACCGCTCCGGCTTCTCCGAAGCCCGCGCCCGCGAGGCCCGCGGGCGTGGTGTCCGACGCCGAGCGCTATGCGCGCCGGTGCCAGTCCCAGTCCGGCTACCGCATCGTCAGGCCCCAGGGGACGATGTTGTGGGGCACCAAGCGGGACTGGAACACCGAGAAGCGGACCGAGGAGCGCAGCAGCGTGCTCGTCTCCACCGACCTCGCGCCCCTGCGGTGGGCGGATGACGGGGTGACGGCCCTGCGGCTCGAGGGCGGGCACCTGGTGGCCTCTCCCGCCCCGGAGGCAGGGGCGACCACCAGCGGCGTCGTCGGCACCGTGCTCCAGGGGACCGCCAGTGACGGCAAGCCCGTGGAGGTGGCCATCTGCGGCGCCGAGCCCTCCGCCGAGGACCCTGGCATGGTCTTCTACCGAATCGAGGCCTGGAACGCGGTGGCCCAGGAGTGGGAGAACCCCTGCGTCGCCGTGGACCGTGTGCCCGACCCCCGCGCCCTCGCGGTGAGCGGAGTCTGGGATGCCAGCGGGGCGCGCAAGGACGTCCCGGGCAAGCTCACCTTCGCCTGTCAGAACGGCGCCATCACCAAGTGCATCCTCTGGGGTTACAAGCCCTGGGCCAGTCGCGACGGGCAGTCGCTGGCCGACTTCCATCAGGCCTGCACCCGCCTGGTGCGCGCGGACTACTGCGGCGATGGCCGAAGCCACACGCGTCAGAACACCACCATCGACATCTACGACCGGCTCGGCATGCTCGAGCAGGCGGCCGTGGCCTCGGCGGAGTGGGACCCCGCGAGGGCGTCATTCGAGGCGGCGTGGGCGCCCGACGGCGCCACCTGCCTGGCGCGCACCCGGGATGACCGTGCGCTGGAGACCATCCTCCAGGAGTGCCCCAACCGGTTCCAGAAGGGCGCTGCCGTCGAGCTGGGCAAGGGGGAGCGCTGCACGGTGCGGCGAGCGGACGTGAGCCCCGGGGCCGCGCTGCTGCGGAACCTGTCGTATGGCGCCTCGAACGGCCCCGCCTCCCAGGACAAGAGCCTGTAG